In one Parageobacillus genomosp. 1 genomic region, the following are encoded:
- the sucD gene encoding succinate--CoA ligase subunit alpha, with the protein MSVFVNKDTKVIVQGITGSQGLFHTKQMLEYGTKIVGGTSPGKGGMEVEGVPVFNTVEEAVKATGANASVIYIPAPFAADAIMEAVDAELDLVVCITEGIPVLDMVKVKRYMEGKKTRLIGPNCPGVITPEECKIGIMPGYIHKKGHVGIVSRSGTLTYEAVHQLTQAGIGQSTAVGIGGDPVNGTNFIDVLKAFNEDEETYAVIMIGEIGGTAEEEAAEWVKANMTKPVVGFIGGQTAPPGKRMGHAGAIISGGKGTAAEKIKKMNECGIKVAETPAVIGETLISVLKERGLYEKCKTH; encoded by the coding sequence GTGAGCGTTTTTGTTAACAAAGACACAAAAGTCATCGTTCAAGGGATTACAGGTTCGCAAGGGCTATTCCACACAAAACAAATGCTTGAGTACGGAACAAAAATTGTCGGCGGCACTTCGCCTGGTAAAGGTGGAATGGAAGTTGAAGGTGTTCCTGTATTTAACACAGTTGAAGAAGCGGTAAAGGCGACAGGAGCCAACGCGTCTGTTATTTATATTCCAGCCCCGTTTGCCGCTGACGCGATTATGGAAGCAGTCGATGCGGAATTAGACCTTGTCGTTTGTATTACCGAAGGCATTCCGGTTTTGGATATGGTAAAAGTAAAACGCTACATGGAAGGCAAAAAAACGCGCCTCATCGGCCCTAACTGCCCAGGCGTCATCACGCCGGAAGAATGCAAAATCGGCATCATGCCTGGCTACATTCATAAAAAAGGTCATGTCGGCATCGTTTCCCGCTCTGGCACGTTAACGTACGAAGCGGTTCATCAATTAACGCAGGCAGGCATCGGTCAATCGACAGCGGTCGGAATCGGCGGCGACCCGGTCAACGGCACGAACTTTATCGACGTGTTAAAAGCGTTTAACGAAGATGAAGAAACGTATGCCGTCATCATGATTGGCGAAATCGGCGGTACGGCAGAAGAAGAAGCGGCAGAATGGGTAAAAGCGAACATGACCAAACCGGTCGTCGGCTTTATCGGCGGTCAAACAGCGCCTCCAGGAAAACGGATGGGACATGCCGGTGCGATCATTTCCGGCGGTAAAGGAACAGCGGCGGAAAAAATTAAGAAAATGAACGAATGCGGCATTAAAGTGGCAGAAACGCCGGCCGTCATCGGTGAAACGCTAATTTCCGTCTTAAAAGAACGCGGACTTTACGAAAAATGCAAAACCCACTAA
- the dprA gene encoding DNA-processing protein DprA, giving the protein MYDSVRERLIHLHHCRGAGWKTIRRLFDIDPTFSSLFDLSPDVLQTYLSLSPQQRTAFFQDLYSPQIESMVKTYKDKNIHIITIFDLDYPPLLKHIYEPPWVLYAKGNTKLLSNLKMISIVGTRRPTKEGAESLRQLVPPLAADGWVIVSGLAAGIDTMAHEMAVESGGKTIAVIGGGLDHIYPRQNEKLAKQLMEEHLVLAEHPPHIRPQKWHFPSRNRIISGLSLGTVVVQAKARSGSLITALFALEQGREVFAVPGPIFLEQAKGPNMLIQQGAKLVQCAADIAAEFPYL; this is encoded by the coding sequence ATGTACGATTCTGTTCGCGAACGGCTCATTCATCTGCATCATTGCCGCGGTGCGGGATGGAAAACGATCCGCCGTTTATTTGACATAGATCCAACCTTTTCCTCCCTCTTCGACTTATCCCCTGATGTTTTGCAAACATACCTGTCTTTATCCCCGCAGCAGCGCACCGCCTTTTTCCAAGATTTATATTCCCCTCAGATTGAAAGTATGGTAAAAACATATAAGGACAAAAATATTCACATCATCACTATTTTTGACTTAGACTATCCTCCTTTGTTAAAACATATATACGAGCCACCATGGGTGCTGTATGCAAAAGGAAATACGAAGCTTTTGTCTAATTTAAAAATGATTAGCATCGTTGGCACAAGGCGGCCGACAAAAGAGGGGGCCGAATCGCTGCGTCAATTAGTTCCGCCGTTGGCGGCTGATGGTTGGGTCATTGTCAGCGGCCTGGCCGCAGGAATCGATACGATGGCCCATGAAATGGCGGTCGAAAGCGGTGGAAAGACGATCGCTGTAATTGGCGGAGGATTGGATCATATATATCCGCGGCAAAATGAAAAACTAGCAAAGCAATTAATGGAGGAACATCTCGTTTTAGCGGAGCATCCTCCGCATATTCGGCCGCAAAAATGGCATTTTCCATCACGCAACCGGATTATTAGCGGACTATCGCTTGGAACGGTCGTTGTCCAAGCGAAAGCGAGAAGCGGCTCGTTAATCACCGCTCTCTTTGCCTTGGAGCAAGGGAGAGAAGTTTTTGCCGTACCCGGGCCGATTTTTTTAGAGCAAGCGAAAGGACCGAACATGCTCATCCAGCAAGGAGCAAAATTAGTTCAGTGTGCGGCCGATATAGCGGCGGAATTCCCTTACCTTTGA
- the topA gene encoding type I DNA topoisomerase, translating to MSDYLVIVESPAKAKTIERYLGKKYKVKASMGHVRDLPKSQMGVDINNGYEPKYITIRGKGQIIKELKTAAKKAKKVFLAADPDREGEAIAWHLANMLDLDIHSDCRVVFHEITKDAIKESFQHPRAINMNLVDAQQARRVLDRLVGYNISPLLWKKVKKGLSAGRVQSVALRLIIDREKEIKQFQPEEYWTIQAEFLKGNETFIASFYGVDGEKSDLKKEADVASVFERLNGNHFVVTTVTKKERKRNPVPPFTTSSLQQEAARKLNFRTKKTMMIAQQLYEGIDLGSEGTVGLITYMRTDSTRISESAQQEAIAYIESAFGKEFVTQEKRKEKKSANAQDAHEAIRPTSAFRDPEKVKPYLTRDQFRLYKLIWERFIASQMAAAVLDTMSVELENAGVVFRASGSKVKFPGFMKVYVEGTDDQTEEQDRLLPDLQEGETVVSNTIEPKQHFTQPPPRYTEARLVKTLEELGIGRPSTYAPTLDTIQKRNYVVLENKRFVPTELGEIVHELMLEFFPEIIDVEFTAKMEKNLDEIEEGKVEWIKVVDEFYREFEKRLQIAEKEMKEVEIKDEPAGIDCEVCGSPMVYKMGRFGKFVACSNFPECRNTKPIVKEIGVKCPKCHEGNIVERSSKKKRIFYGCDRFPQCDFVSWDKPLARPCPKCGGLLVEKKLKKGVQVQCTACDYGEEPQS from the coding sequence ATGTCAGATTACCTTGTCATCGTGGAATCGCCAGCGAAGGCGAAGACGATTGAGCGATATCTAGGCAAAAAATATAAAGTAAAAGCTTCGATGGGACATGTTCGAGATTTGCCAAAAAGCCAAATGGGCGTTGATATAAATAACGGCTATGAGCCAAAATACATTACGATTCGCGGAAAAGGCCAGATTATTAAAGAATTAAAAACAGCGGCAAAAAAAGCGAAAAAAGTGTTTCTCGCCGCCGACCCGGACCGCGAAGGGGAAGCGATCGCCTGGCATTTAGCGAACATGCTTGATCTTGACATACATTCCGACTGCCGCGTTGTCTTTCATGAAATTACAAAGGATGCCATTAAAGAGTCGTTTCAGCATCCGCGCGCGATCAATATGAATCTTGTCGACGCACAGCAGGCGCGTCGCGTTTTAGATCGCCTTGTTGGGTATAACATCAGCCCGCTGCTTTGGAAAAAAGTCAAGAAAGGATTAAGCGCAGGACGTGTTCAGTCTGTTGCCTTGCGCCTTATTATCGACCGCGAAAAAGAAATTAAACAGTTTCAGCCAGAAGAATATTGGACGATTCAAGCGGAATTTTTGAAAGGAAACGAAACATTTATCGCTTCTTTTTACGGTGTCGATGGGGAAAAGAGCGATTTGAAAAAAGAAGCGGATGTTGCTTCTGTTTTTGAGCGGCTGAACGGCAACCATTTTGTTGTGACAACGGTGACAAAGAAAGAGAGGAAGCGAAACCCTGTTCCGCCGTTTACTACATCTTCCTTGCAGCAAGAAGCGGCGCGCAAATTGAATTTTCGCACGAAGAAAACGATGATGATCGCCCAGCAGCTGTATGAGGGAATCGACCTTGGCAGCGAAGGAACGGTCGGGTTGATTACATACATGCGTACGGACTCGACAAGAATTTCCGAAAGCGCTCAACAGGAAGCAATAGCTTATATTGAATCAGCATTTGGCAAAGAATTTGTCACACAAGAAAAACGAAAAGAAAAGAAAAGCGCGAATGCGCAGGACGCCCATGAAGCGATCCGCCCGACATCTGCGTTTCGCGATCCGGAAAAGGTAAAACCGTATTTAACGCGTGACCAGTTTCGACTGTACAAGCTGATTTGGGAACGTTTTATCGCCAGTCAAATGGCAGCTGCTGTATTGGATACGATGAGCGTCGAGCTCGAAAACGCCGGGGTTGTCTTTCGCGCCAGCGGTTCCAAAGTCAAATTTCCGGGATTTATGAAAGTATATGTAGAAGGAACGGACGATCAGACAGAGGAACAAGACCGGCTTCTTCCCGATTTGCAGGAAGGGGAGACTGTAGTCAGCAACACGATTGAGCCGAAGCAGCATTTTACTCAGCCGCCGCCGCGCTATACGGAAGCAAGGCTTGTCAAGACGCTAGAAGAGCTTGGCATCGGCCGGCCGTCTACGTACGCGCCGACGCTCGATACGATTCAAAAGCGAAACTACGTCGTTCTGGAAAATAAGCGCTTTGTTCCGACTGAACTCGGAGAAATCGTGCACGAGCTTATGTTAGAGTTTTTCCCGGAAATTATTGATGTTGAGTTTACGGCAAAGATGGAGAAAAATTTGGATGAAATTGAAGAAGGCAAAGTAGAATGGATCAAAGTCGTCGACGAATTTTACCGCGAATTTGAAAAACGGCTGCAAATCGCGGAAAAGGAAATGAAAGAAGTCGAAATTAAAGATGAGCCGGCGGGAATCGACTGCGAAGTGTGCGGAAGCCCAATGGTATATAAAATGGGCCGTTTCGGCAAGTTTGTCGCCTGCTCGAATTTTCCGGAATGCCGCAATACAAAGCCGATCGTCAAGGAAATTGGCGTCAAATGTCCGAAATGCCATGAAGGCAATATTGTCGAGCGCAGCAGCAAGAAAAAGCGGATTTTTTACGGCTGCGACCGCTTTCCGCAATGCGACTTCGTTTCATGGGATAAGCCGCTCGCCCGTCCGTGTCCGAAGTGTGGCGGACTATTGGTGGAAAAGAAACTGAAAAAAGGCGTGCAAGTGCAATGCACGGCATGCGACTACGGAGAAGAACCGCAATCGTAA